A segment of the Pseudoalteromonas piscicida genome:
CAACTTAACTGACTATGACACACAGATACGGTAAACTCTACTCCCGCAAAAACACATTTCTATTATCCGGTTAGCCATCGTTGCTGCCTTTTGGATAATCAACATCGCAAATAAAAAAGGGTAACGTATGACAAGAATAGGTATTTACGGTGCGAATGGCAGAATGGGGTTAGCATTGATTGAAGCCTGTTATTTGTCGCAACAAGTAGAGCTGGCCAACGCTTTTGTACGAGATAATTCACAATATCTTGATAAAGCAGTTAATCAATTGCAGCCTCAAGCAGACGCAAATATCTGTTTTAGCTCCGAGCAAAGTAAGCTTGAAAATGTTGACGTATTAATAGACTTCACTTTGCCAGAGGGCATGAAGCAGCATTTATCAGCTGCAATTGCCGCTAAAAAACCGATGGTGATCGGTACTACTGGACTGACTGCAAACGAAATGGCGCTGTTGGTGGAAGCCGCAAAAGATATCCCAATTGTGTTTTCTCGCAACTATAGCGTTGGCATTAACCTGCTACTGAACCTAGTACAAACAGCCGCACAAAAGCTGGCTGACGACATG
Coding sequences within it:
- the dapB gene encoding 4-hydroxy-tetrahydrodipicolinate reductase; amino-acid sequence: MTRIGIYGANGRMGLALIEACYLSQQVELANAFVRDNSQYLDKAVNQLQPQADANICFSSEQSKLENVDVLIDFTLPEGMKQHLSAAIAAKKPMVIGTTGLTANEMALLVEAAKDIPIVFSRNYSVGINLLLNLVQTAAQKLADDMDIEIFEAHHRNKIDAPSGTALAIGEAIAEAKGWQHDEVAVYDRSQSHEAKSQQEIGYSVLRAGDIVGEHTAYFSTMGERLELTHKAASRLTFASGAVRAAQWLKDKPVGLYDMQDVLDLKK